The genomic region AAACACATACTATTAGGCCCcaaataaataattgattttcaTTAATGTATTGATTTGTTCTTTCAATTCATTAATAATCGTttgatctataaaatgtcagaaaaaaattgaaaattaccATCACCCAAACACAAAGATATACAATTTACACTTATCAAACAGGCAAGCAAATCCTAAGTTTTGAGAAGCTACAACCTGCAAATGTTTGACAGCTTTGTTTAATCAACAGTATACGgattatcaaaactgttgttgattattttttctgTGAATAATTGTTGATTGCTACACTCagtcaaatgtaaaaacaaaaacaataacatgtgATTAAAGACATTTCCTCTCTGCAGTTACTGTGTATGTCAGACTTGCCCTTTTTCTGTGATTTGAGGCTTTCAGTGTGTTCTTCAGCTCAGTTTGCAGGGCTTTTGTGACTGATTGCCTGTTGTTGTTCAGAATATCCTCCAGGTAGTGCTCTATCAGCACCTCTGTGGCTGTGGGAGGACAACAGACATAAAAAAGTAAGACATACCCACTTCAATGCAGCGTTTTGTGATAATACATACAGCTGTCTCACCCATCAGATCGGAGAGGTGGCAGTTGAAAGGGTCACTGTGCTGCAGAAAGAGGTAAAGCCGGAGACTCTGCTGCATTGGTAGAAGACTTGATTCTTGCTCTGGATCCTTACTAGGTTCTTGCTCTACTGTGTACACCATGCCACTGTTGTGCACATGATCTGCAAAGGATGTTACAACACTTTTTTGCAAAGGAAAACATGACAAGGAAATTAAAGGAAATCATGATTATTAGTGATGATATTTACTTTTAATCAGTGAACACGGCAGGTCCTCACTAGTTGAAGGCCCACTGGTAACGCGGTGGATTGTAACAATCGCATGTATACGTATCATTGCGGTAATGATGGACACACCTTTGCGTTGTCTAAGTTACAACATTTGGTTTTACAGCTTTAGTTTTAAAACTTGAGTTCACTTAAGTTCAACAAGTTAACAGACGTTTACCTCATAATGCATCCCTTGTCAGGCCGGAGTAAACCAAATTTCACCAATTTGTGACAGAGGATCTTCTCTCTAGCAGCCAAAGACCAGAGTGGACTGTATTACGGGgccttttttgtttattatctgTATTGTGAATGACAAACCTTCTTGTGATTTGCAGTATGTAGGCCTGTGGTTTTGCCCGTGGTTGTAAGTCATTGTGTAATCTACACAGACAAGAAACACTTATTATGCAAGAGTGGTTTCTGAGAAATCAGCTACATTTGAAGTGATACAGAGATTTTTTAGTGATgattaagaaagaaaaagattaagaaagAATATCATTCAAAAAGGCAGACTCTTGTCTAGACAAACAAggatttatttgactttttcaccAAAGACCAACCACCTGCTTGCCACTTGCTCCGACATGAGAACCCCATACAGAAGAATTATGTTAACAAGCCATTACTTTTCAGTTGAAAAATTCAAAACACTAATGGTGATTACACCTGCAAAATGTTgcacttttaaacttttttaaaatgtattttttaaatcacttatGAAAACTGAGGCAAGTTTAAGGGTAGAATTAGATGTTGACATGTTAACATATTTAGGTAAGGTCTGGGAAATGTCATGGTCAAGGTTAAATAtggcaaatgaaaaaaagatatatttctAGTATAAGACCTGGGTGTGCaatgtcaaactcattttaagCCCATCTTCCACCCCAACTCTCTGCTGTGAGAATGTTTCTATGCGAACGCACAACTACTTCAGAACTATTCACAATAAACATAAACTGCTAGTGCAGATGGGTTCCATGTGGACATAATTCACAGTAGACACATTTATAAAATGCAGTAACCATTTCACTGCTGGAGCCCAGATTTTCATCGTTGACATACTTTCTCTCTAAGTGCTATCactttaagatttttttgttactgtattCTTTGTGTGTTCCTTTTTCTACGTCCATTGTTCTGTCTGGTTTCAGTCATATGATTCAAATCATAGGCCTTTTGTGATCCATCAAAATGTTTAGGGGCAGCTTCAGGCCTGGGCTGCGTGCTATTCTttattctaaaaaaataatcaatttaacAAGCGTTTCCAAAAATAGCTTTTTACAACAGGATTAACTAGACTTCAGTTTTGATGCTGGCCAAGTAAACCGGCCCGAAGGTAATGACCTAAAATGTATCTTGGCCATCAGTATGTGTTATTCCCATCAGTGGTTGTTGTCTACCTTTGAAGGAGGAGCAGTGAAGACCATGCAGACCCAGTTCCTGACAGTCCAGATGAGCAGGGAGGTTCTGGAAGAAGGTGGAGGGGCCTGCTACAGGAACATTACTGGGGCCAAATACCAATACCTGGACATGTGAAGTCAAGAAACACTAATCCAAATCAGAAAGAAATTCTACTCTTCCAGTTCCATCCACAGAACAAATTAGTTTTGACtgtgaacaagaccccaagaaCTTGAACTTCTTCACTTGGAGTAGTGCCTCACTCACATCCAAAGGGAGCAATGCACCATTTTACAGCAGGAAATGACTAGAGTAGGAGGTGTTGATCGTAAACTTTGCTTCAACACAAATTGTTCCCAAGTGTACACATAAAGTCATGATCTAACGAAGCTAGCGGATCGTCATCTGAAAAAAATTGCAATCCGGAGGCAACTGCAACAGAAACCCACCTAGAAATTCTGTCTGTGAAAATCACAAGCAGATTCATGATGAAATTGGCAAAGGATATTTTTATGTGAGTGAGTTGTGTTGCCAGATTGGGGTACTGCAGCAAACAGGGCCTTAGTAGTGTGACTGGCTGGATGCTGAGCTCCCCAAACAGGCCCTGGTCCATGACTTTAGGTGGGATACTGAGAGGCAGCAGGCCTCCAACGACAGGGTGTCCTCCCTGACACCAGCAGTCTTTTTTCACACACTCTGGAGGCCTTTAAACCcaaaggaaagaaaatcaatttctacaaacaaaactaaatgcatTAGCATAAAAGTAAATGCACCAGCACATGTCCCAGTATTTCACACTCGCACACTGTTTAGGCCTActtcatatttaatatattgtttCATATATACTATGCAAGCAGGTTGTAATTTTTTATTCTACActtatactgtaaatacatgtacattttttctttcctctgagTATATTTCTTTTCAGTAGGTGTTCTGGTACTTTTATGTAATAAAATCTTGTTATTTTATTACttcctatctttttttttttaatcttatttattatctttagtataattcttttattttctgtatgtgtatgtccTTGTaatttgctgctgtaacacagtcATTTCCCAATTCCGAATTAATaaaatccatctatctatctttttttgtAGGAATAATAGATAAgataaaagttgttttggttaCACATCCATTCCTGTTGGGTTCTATTATGTTTCTACTACacattaaaaagtattaaaaatggCATCACTGACTGTGAACTACAAGTGACATCCAAGAACCTCGACAGCTGGTTTGCTAATGCAACTGTTCTCTTGATCTTCACTCTGCAAAAATATAAACGCAACGTTAGCACTTCATACAAACAAGGCCGAGGGGGTTTAACTAGAGTAGTCAGCCTTTGGGTTTGTTATGTTGTAACTCCTAAAGCCAAAAGCATTGCAGGCCACTTCTAAAAGCTGGTCACTGCTTAGAAGTCTTTGTGTGTGAGTAAACTTTACTTTTGCATGTTTAAGTAACTTTATATAACAAATATGCTATGAAACAAAATAGGTACATTCTGTGTAATACAGTGTGACTGAATGAACTGTTGCAAAATTTATCAGGCCGTTGTGAACAAAACGGTTCTATCATGAGCTTATCTACACGTTCTTAATTTGCTAGATTTACCAGAAAAAAAGCTATGAGCCTTGTACAGTTGGCGGTCATACCTTAAGTCTCGCTGGAAGGTCTGCTGATTCCATTTGAACTTGAGGTGGACGTTGATCTGTTAAAAAGAAGCGGCAGTCAAATTTTTGCTaactattttaaaaccatactgTGGATACGTGTCAGAAAAAAAGATCCTACCTTTGCGTTAGCCAAACTGAATGTGTGTAGGAACGCTTCAATGCGTGCACACAACTCTGTACTGTTGAATCTTTCATCTTTTTTCTATACAGTGAAAAGATAGACAGAGATGATATAGGCTCACTGCAATCATCTAGCTTTAATCGCAGTGGAAGTAAATATATGAAATTAAAAGTGTGTCATTAACTATTGACATTTGGGTGAGGTTAGATATCTAGGGGACATTTTTTTGACAGAGATTACTATAGTGCTTAAAAAAGGACGTTTAATCATATTatcagtaatttaaaaaaaaatgttcacagAAGAGTGTACCTGAAAAGACAGGAGTAATCTGAGGGAGCCATACAGGTCGGTGAAGGCACACAGCTCCTCAGGGTCCGGCTGAGGAGACGGCCACGCACAGGGAAACATGCTCTCCTTCAAATCTGTGAGGACTAATGTAATAAAAGGAGATGTAGAGTACAAAAGCTgatgatgtgtatatatatatatatatgttaggTGTGTGTCCATACCAGGTTGGAGTGCTTCCATTTTAATCCCTGTGCTCCAACGACCTGCAGCTGCAACTGTACCACAGATGTTTACACTGTTACAACCCTTGCTGTATGTCCTAGAAATCTAAACAGCTGCTGGCAACAGTCACTTTCCTTTTTAATATCcaagttattatttttactaTAATCAACAGCAGGCTGAAAATAATCCAAATATCTCATATGTGACCAATTAATcatgtatattttattgtagtgacctgtttttgtttttgtaaagggTGGATTGCCCTTTTATTTGGGTAAAATATAGCTGGCATTTAATGTCTGATGTGTTTTCACCATAACTTGTATATGTGATGTATTACACTGCTATTGTAATTGTTTTCAGCtagttttggggattttttgcAACATAAACTGTTTAAAACGGGACTCACTCTATGGTGCATTTAAACATTGCCGGCTATTTGCCAGTATGAAATATACTGGTAGTAAATGGACTAAGACAATGTGTTGACGCCTTTTTTCAACTAAACAGTTATTTACCTATATTTTACATAATGATTTCTTAGAGCTATTGCTATATTAGTGGTAATCCAATGTAGTTTTTCTTATCAGAATAACCATTCGTTGTTCGAGCACATTTTGCTTGCTAGCTAGATcggtaacgttaatgttagttCATCGTAATGAAGCTGCTCAGATTATCATGATTCATGTGAGAAACCTACCAGTGCAGTTTAGACTTTGAACAGAAGCTCCCGTTTCAGTCCACAGAAGTACCAAAAGCCCTCTTCTTGTCTTTAaactatgttgttgtttttgctctcCCAAAAGCATGATTAACCGCAACACCTGAAgtggttaaaatgaaaaacacgaACTcctttagctagctaacgttaaatgTATAGTTAGCTACATAACCTTATGTTATGCTAACTATCTTCAAACATTGGACTGtctgtttaataaataattacaagCACAATTTAACTGTCGATTAAACAATCATTTTAcatgtacaaacatggtctCTAGCTAGAATGGCCCTTATTTAAACCAtttgttacctcttgtatttctCTGAGCATCTTTAGCGAATTGAAGCAATTTAACTGCCGTGCGCGCGCTGAATGGCTCTCAGATTGCGCACGTGCATGGGTGGCACAGTAACAAGACTTCCCTTTGTTTATTAATACAATATGCAATTTCGGTATGTGAAATCACTGCTAATACCTTTCAAGTTAAATGACGAATGTAGATATGTACTCTATAATTAATAACAAATATGTGGGCATTACATTCGTTGTAGACTCCTAAAAGCAGGCCCACAGTCAGGAATTTAGAAATACTGAGGCCATTAGCCCTAAATCCACCATCCAAACTTGGTAAATGTTTCTGGGAATTCtaaaactgcaacaaaaaaaaatccagaccaACCAGATATATATAgcatacagtgggtacggaaagtattcagacccctttaaatttttcactctttgtttcattgcagccattttccaaaaatcaaaaaagttcattttatttctcagtaatgtacactcagcaccccatcttggacagaaaaaaacagaaatgtagaaatttttgcaaatttattaaaagaaaaactgaaatatcacatggtcataagtattcagaccctttgccgtgacctcatatgtaactcaggtgctgtctatttcttctgatcatccttgagatggttctacaccttcattggagtccagcGTGTTTGATTATTaattggacttgattaggaaagccacacacctgtctatatagACTACAGCTCCCAggcatgtcagagcaaatgacaatcatgaggtcaaaggaactgcctgagagctcagagacagaattgtcaaggcacagatctggttcaaggttacaaaaaaatttctgctgcacttaaggttcctaagagcacagtggcctccataatcctcaatGAACGTTTGGGACaccagaacccttcctagagctggccgtccggccaactgagctatcggggagaagagccttggtgagagaggcaaagaagaacccatggtcactgtggctgagctccagagatgcagtcggagatgagaaagttgtagtaagtcaaccatcactgcagcaatccaccagtcggggctttatggcagagtggcccgacggaagcctctcctcagtgcaagaccatgaaagcccgcatggagttttctaaaaaacacctgaaggactccaagatggtgataataaaatcctctggtctgatgagaccaagatagaactttttTGGCctaattctaagcggtatgtgtggagaaaaccaggcactgctcatcacctgtccaatacagCTTCAACAGtgagcatggtggtggcagcatcatgctgtgggggtgttttcagctgcagggacaggacgactggttgcaatcgagggaaagatgaatgcggccaagtacaggaatcctggacgaaaacctttcccgagtgctctggacctcagactgggccgaaggtttaccttccaacaagacaatgacctaCACACCCGCTAAaataacgaaggagtggcttcacaacaactccgtgTGTTTTTGAATCCCAGCCAGAGCCTGACTTAAACCCAACTTGAGCATCCTCtgagagacctgaaaatgactgcCACCAACGTTACCCACCACCTGAccagaactggagaggatctgcaaggaggaatggcagaggatacccaaatccagatgtgaaaaacttttgcatctttcccaaaaacgactcatggctgtattagatcaaaagggtgcttctactaatactgaacaaagggtctgaatactatgaccatgtgatatttcagtttttgtttttaataatatgcaaaaatttctaaatttctgttttttctgtcaagtGGTTGCTGAgggtacattactgagaaataaaatgaacttttttgatttttggaaaaaggctgcaatgacaacaaagagtgaaaaatttaaaggggtctgaatactttccgtacccactgtattcATATATACAATATCATATAGTGTGTAATCATATAATTCATATCTTAAAACTGCACCACATTTACAGACTTTTATTCAAACATAATGTTTTTGAGTATGGAAACAAAACAgcataaaaaaaagattgtttgatTTCACAATTACTATTTGTATAAATACATATGAGGCCTTTCTTCAAAACCAATCACTTTCCCTCCTTCGCAGACCACTCATTGTATGCTCCAGCATAATTGCGCGCACTGAAACAGAAGACAGACATTTTAAAAGAGAAGAGGCAATGTGAGGAAACAAGACAGGTCTCAACGGGAATCATACAATCAAGATgggctgaatgtgtgtgtataatgtagCCGATAGTAACCAATAACTTATTTACTTCACGTATCCAAGTTCATAGGCTTTTCCTGTGGCAACTGCCCCTCGCCTGCCCAACTGGCAGTAAAACACCAGCTCTGGCGCGTCCAGTGGTGGCTTGGTTACTCCGTACTTGGCCTTGAATTCTTCTGGCACCATCGCAAAAGCAGCTGCTACTGTATCAACTTAATGAGAAAAAAGAAGCACCAGAGAATGGCAGAAACATATTATATGATTAAATAGATGATGGCAAACCGTTGTGTATCAGGAATGCACAACAGCACACCCAGAAGAACTTTGGGCTGAATGTGTATGATAAGTGTTAACAGTAACACTGAGGAGAAAATTAAGtttatattgttattacattaaaaaatattaataaaataatatagcTTCCTTTTATATCAAGGTTACAAAACCTTGGGCCCCTGGTTAGATCACCGGGTAGAGCTAGCACACAATTCGACTCCAATCTGAGAcgctttgctgcatgtcattccgcctctctctcccctttcaagtctaagcggTCCTGTAttaaaaaaggcctaaaatgccccaaaaaaaggatcttaaaaaaatgaaaaaggttaCAAAaccttgaaatatttttttatatttcttccctctgtgtaaattaattttaaaaaagcttACGTGGGATGTTAACAGATCTTGGAATATATCCTTTATCCACTTCCTCTTTAGTGCGAACATCAACCAGAAAGAGATTCTGGCTCTTTTCCACAAGTGCTTTTAGATCTTCATAGGAGATCTCCTTGATGACTGGCaacgagacaaaaaacacataaaaaagttTTGCAAACTCTGATACGTCTTTGTTCAATCCAACACCGGCTGGGCTTCAAGTAATAAAACAGCCTaacacatgattttttttattaataaccATCATAGACTGCACCTGCGTGCTGAGGTACCACAgtggacacaaaaaaaactgattattaGGGACTTTCCAAACAACAAGGTCATTGTTTGTTATGATCCATATTAAATGCAGTTTAACCCTTTGTCAGTGTTATTACAAGATCCACAAAGTGAGGAACACAGATTTAAAATtcaggagaaaataaaaaataaactggcATCGGTACTTAGAGAATATCTTGAGTTGACTTATTGAAATGGGTATCACGAGAGCAAACCAGACTAAATTGCAACTGGTTTTAACCTTGCTGTGAAAAATAATAGATTACGGTGATGACTGAAAAGGTAGGAAACACACTAGGGTATATTCCTCTCGAGAAGATTGCTCCCTCATGTTGGCACACACATCAGACAAAGTtggtctgagtgtgtgtgtgtgtgtgtgtgtgtgtgtgtgcgtgtgtgtgggagtgtgtgtgtgtgtgttgtatgtgtctTTTATAAAATAAGTGTAAAGTTACAGCACTCACTCGCCTTTGACATAACAGGTTATGGTATGTAATCATGTTTTGCTTCACTTGAGAGACACATTTTGAAACCGGTTTGTTGATCGTTGCTTGGGTATAACCAGCTTGCATCCCCTGAGGAGACGGTTAGCTTCAAGTTGaccttttatattttgtgctgaGTCATTCTGAATCATAAGAAATCTAAAACTGAATATTCAGGGGATTATTTCTTAAATTAATATGTAATAGAGTACTCTGCGTTAAAACTGTAGTCATTTGCCGATATGGTTTGAGACCACAGCAATAGGACACAGCAAGACATTAGGCCACAGGTTAAAAgttacagacagaaaacaaaataagtcaGCTAAATGCAACAACTACGACACATGGGAGGAGTCATATTTTTGGCTTCTCCCATAAATATGGTTAGGTATAGAAACAAACTGCTTGGTTATGTTCAGGAAAATATTAtggtttgggttttaaaaagcCTAAGGCTACGTTCTCCCAACTGCAATCAAACTATGACAATATAGGTAACGTAAGCTACTAGTGATGCTACTTCACCTGCAATAAGCAGGCCTAAATAAGCTATTTATTAAGCAGCTAAACAAGTTTCACTATAGGCTTACTAGCTACAACTAGAATACTACAACTAAAGTTTCTCAACCAACATTAGGGATCTTTCAGGTCGTTTAAACAACTCGGATACGCTGCAATTAGTAGTTCcagagaagtaaaaaaaaaaaaaaaaggactcacCTGAGCTCGCCATCCTGCTTGTATGATCGTTAAAAACAAATACTCCTTTCTTCCTCAAGTTTAATGACAAGGCATTGGCTTAGACGCCGAGAGTAGGCGGGACTTAGCTTAGATCTCTTCTGTCGTTTGCCAATGGATAGACTTCGCACTCGCAGTGTTTTTAGCAAGGGGGCAAGCCTCTCCTCCAGAACCATAGAGAGTCAATGCCCGCCTCTCTaagccatagacagttaaagaagtggaccaacagatcccgttgatctggacggagaccagtgaaagaaaatggatgcacttttccggtgatggctaggctttactgcgcagcctccaactgagcttgacgacgtagttgTGACGCTGGCGaagtgtctgaaagttgtaaatcttctggtagctgtgcaaagagaaatctcaataattcccaatcagcagagacggagagcgtaggtatatgttaggagataacataggcacaggctaattgctgctaactaacatgctagttaacattagtaattaaacctaaaaagCTGATGGAAGtcgaaactgtctgcgagcttctcttGGCAATatggtgatttgtcgactatgcgacgGCAAGTCGCGTGGTGATGACGCAATCGTTACCCTATTTTTACAGAAaggtctgctacggagccataacgttagggacaaggtaatggagcctttttatacattgtcgtgtttctttggAAATAAACACTGCACACATAAAGTCTTGAAACGTTtcaaatgtaaagttattctCTGTCAaggtggcgccaaaatgaatggcagtcaatgggatgctaccgccaggtgatggctttgtagcattaaaatggcgccgtGTGAGCTACGCATAGAGAGGAGAGACCTTGGACTTGCTCAAAGCGAAGCTCCCTATGTtaccattttgatgctaccaagccatcactCGCCGTTTGCATttcattgactgccattcattttagcgccactttgacagcaacaacacgaggctgcgcagtaacgctctgcactcactggaaaagtgcttctaatatccttcactggtctccgttcAGAACAATGGGATcagttggtccatttctttaactgtgtaTGGTTTTTAGAAGACTTGATAAAAGTTAAGAAGTTGAAGCTGTAGTGGATCATATTAGTCTATGGTTATTATGATAAATACATTCAGACAGTGTTGAACTATTCATATCCCATTAAAGTAAGGATAGCACAATGGAAAATATATTTGCTCAAAGTGAAGCTAATTCTAACAATGTTATAGGGCCTAACCTGCTGAatagtttaaataaatgtatcatATTCTATAAActgattatttgttttgtttgtaaaatctTAGTCcaccaaaaagtaactaaagctctTGAATAAATGTGGTGGAGTAAAATGTCCcacatttccctctgaaatgtagataGTATAAtgcaatataaaattaaattagtcAAGTAAACAAAAGTACCATAATACTGTTCTGAAATGTATACTTCCTTCCACTGCATACAAATTGTAAAGAATGAATAattgagagggaaaaaaatgaatgcaggTGCTTCCATACAGGGGTTAATGAATGTTTTGATGTTAAGTGTTAAAATTGTGACAATCATATGCTATGGACTctgcagtcaccagatctcataCCAAGCATGGAACATTTTGGACTGAATGTTCAGTAAAGTTTCAGAGACTCAATGCCAAGGTACATTTGAAGCGTACACTTACCAACTGTAAGTAATTTGTCCCCCTGGTTTATGTTACAACACGTAGGCCTAAACCTTTCAG from Etheostoma spectabile isolate EspeVRDwgs_2016 chromosome 10, UIUC_Espe_1.0, whole genome shotgun sequence harbors:
- the top6bl gene encoding type 2 DNA topoisomerase 6 subunit B-like isoform X2; the protein is MEALQPVLTDLKESMFPCAWPSPQPDPEELCAFTDLYGSLRLLLSFQKKDERFNSTELCARIEAFLHTFSLANAKINVHLKFKWNQQTFQRDLRVKIKRTVALANQLSRFLDVTCSSQPPECVKKDCWCQGGHPVVGGLLPLSIPPKVMDQGLFGELSIQPVTLLRPCLLQYPNLATQLTHIKVLVFGPSNVPVAGPSTFFQNLPAHLDCQELGLHGLHCSSFKDHVHNSGMVYTVEQEPSKDPEQESSLLPMQQSLRLYLFLQHSDPFNCHLSDLMATEVLIEHYLEDILNNNRQSVTKALQTELKNTLKASNHRKRSQEELRSAADVILSSSISVVSCSSDVDFRTACLNSMKVRDTHELSASLHESLRRVTSWKFTPRDRCYSAQMEEHPESDDATQREI
- the tstd1 gene encoding thiosulfate:glutathione sulfurtransferase; amino-acid sequence: MASSVIKEISYEDLKALVEKSQNLFLVDVRTKEEVDKGYIPRSVNIPLDTVAAAFAMVPEEFKAKYGVTKPPLDAPELVFYCQLGRRGAVATGKAYELGYVNARNYAGAYNEWSAKEGK
- the top6bl gene encoding type 2 DNA topoisomerase 6 subunit B-like isoform X1, producing the protein MLREIQEVLRLIMLLGEQKQQHSLKTRRGLLVLLWTETGASVQSLNCTVAAAGRWSTGIKMEALQPVLTDLKESMFPCAWPSPQPDPEELCAFTDLYGSLRLLLSFQKKDERFNSTELCARIEAFLHTFSLANAKINVHLKFKWNQQTFQRDLRVKIKRTVALANQLSRFLDVTCSSQPPECVKKDCWCQGGHPVVGGLLPLSIPPKVMDQGLFGELSIQPVTLLRPCLLQYPNLATQLTHIKVLVFGPSNVPVAGPSTFFQNLPAHLDCQELGLHGLHCSSFKDHVHNSGMVYTVEQEPSKDPEQESSLLPMQQSLRLYLFLQHSDPFNCHLSDLMATEVLIEHYLEDILNNNRQSVTKALQTELKNTLKASNHRKRSQEELRSAADVILSSSISVVSCSSDVDFRTACLNSMKVRDTHELSASLHESLRRVTSWKFTPRDRCYSAQMEEHPESDDATQREI